The sequence below is a genomic window from Campylobacteraceae bacterium.
AATATATTCTTTTTCTTCTTTTTTAATAATATACGTAAACTCATATACAAAATGTTTATTTGAGCTTAAAACTTTATTGTTTAGTAGTTTACTTGAGAGTTTTAATATTTCTATATTATTCTTTTTTAAATACTGTTCTTTAAATAATGTAGGCAGAGCTTTTTCTTTTGTACTTTCAAAAACAATATATGAAATAAACAATAATGATAAAAGACCTACATAAATTTGCTGTTCTTTTTTTCCAAATTTATTGTTGATTTTATAGATTATAATTGCTAATACGATTAAAATGAGTACAGATATGAGTAAAATTTGCATGGTATTTCCTATTTTTTATTTAATTTGTTTTTAAAATCTTTGGCACTTAGATATTTTGTTTTTTTAACAGGACTGGCTAAAAATTCGTCCTCTAGCTCATTTGTTTTGTTACTTGTTTTTTTTGCATAGGCTTTAGAGCTTAAGTATTTATTTGGATTTATTTTTTCTTTTAAAGAAGAATAACTTTCTTTAGTAGCACTTATTACCTCTGTGTTTTCTATAAGTTTTTTATCCATCTTTTTAAGAAGTTCTAATACTTTTTTAAGATTCTGTATTTTTACATTTAATATGATTTTTTCTATGATTAATCCTTAGTATAAATCAATGAGCGATTGTACATGTTTTGAGGTTCCAAAATCTTCATCTATGTTTATTGCTATTTTTTTGAAATCAACACCCGATATGGTTTTTAAAGAACTTAATATTTCTTTTTTACCTTTTACCAGTTCTTTTGATTTAATTCCGTGTGAAATAGATAAAGAAGCTTCAACAAAAGCAGAAAGTTTATCACATTGTTTAAGTGCTAAACCATCAATGGCATTGTATTTGTCTTCATTGTAAGCATCAAGATCTTTCACTACTTCTATTTTATCTACGTTTATTTTATTTAAAAACTCATCTTTAATGCCATCATATAAACCAAGTAAATAAGAAAACTCACTGTGCAAAAATGCTGGAATATTGGGAAGAATTTTTTCATTGATTTTAATAATTTCGTATTCCGAAATAATTTCAGATAATTCATCTACAGAGTATTTAACGGGAGATATAATATCTCTTGTTAGGGCTTCTGGGAAATCATGAAATAAAGAAACAAAAAAGTTATTCTGCAAACGTTTGTCACAGGCTTTTATTTCTCTTGAGTAAAAATAAGAAAAAATAGCAACAGTTAACATATGACCTAAAACAGAAGTTTCGGGAACTCTAGGCGTTTGAGCCCAACGTTTTTGAAAACGTAAACGTCCACTTAAATCAACAATTTTCGCCAGTTTTTTATTAAGAGCAATTTTTCTTACCCCAATTAATTCATAATAGTCTTCCAGCTCTTCTTCAACAGAAATTTTAAGCTCTTCTATATCACTCAAAAACTGGCTGGTTTGATAAACAATAGCAAATTCCCATTTTGTAGCTAAATAAGAAGCTGCTTTTAATATAAAGCGCTCTTTTTTATACATAGAATCATCATGCAAATAATTTTCAAATTTTTTAAGAAATTCTCCATCATCAATATCTATTAAACATGGAGATAGTTTAGTAATAACCCAGGCATTAATTTCTTTTGCTTTTTTTTGTAAAGCATTTCTAAAAACATCGGGTCTTATATCTGTAACTACTGTTCTTCGTAAAAACTCAAAAATACCTGCTTCAATTAAGTGGGTATAATTAATATCTTTCTCAAACTTTGCAATAAAAAAAGCAATAATAAATTTGTGGGCTTGTTTATCAAGTTCTACTAGTTCGACCATACGTGGATAATCATTCCATCTTTGAATGGATGCAGAAGCAAAAATATGATCAATGAGTCTTGCATTAATCATTTTTATCCTTTTTTTCTTTGTTCTCATCCCCTGTATAAATCATTTTTTTACCCAATAACATTAAAGCAACTACGATTCCAACAACAACGTAAGCAATCCATGGTTCTCTCATCTTAGTCCTTTAAAATGAATTATGCTCTACAAGATTGATATAAAGCGTTGATTTTTTCTACTCTGCCTTCGTGACGTCCCATTGCAAAAGATGTTTTGTCCCATGTTTTTATAATAGTTTCAAGAATTCCAAGTCCAGATACTCTCTCCCCTAAACAAATTACATTGGCATCATTGTGTTCTCTTGCCATTTGTGCTGAGTATTCATTATGGCATAAAGCAGCTCTAATACCATCAAATTTATTAGCAGCCATAGACATTCCAATACCTGAACCACAAATTAAAATTCCTTTAGAATCTTTATCTTTTAATACTTCTTTGCACAGTTTTTCTGCAAAATCAGGATAATCAACACGGTCTTTGTTTACAGGACCTAAATCAATTACTTCATGACCCAGATTCTCAAACATCTCTTTTACTATGCTTTTAAAATCAACACCAGCATGATCGGCTGCTATAAAGTATTTCATTAGTATATTCCTTCTTCATGTTTTATTTTTTGTGTTTTACCTAT
It includes:
- the rpiB gene encoding ribose 5-phosphate isomerase B, giving the protein MKYFIAADHAGVDFKSIVKEMFENLGHEVIDLGPVNKDRVDYPDFAEKLCKEVLKDKDSKGILICGSGIGMSMAANKFDGIRAALCHNEYSAQMAREHNDANVICLGERVSGLGILETIIKTWDKTSFAMGRHEGRVEKINALYQSCRA
- a CDS encoding HD domain-containing protein, which produces MINARLIDHIFASASIQRWNDYPRMVELVELDKQAHKFIIAFFIAKFEKDINYTHLIEAGIFEFLRRTVVTDIRPDVFRNALQKKAKEINAWVITKLSPCLIDIDDGEFLKKFENYLHDDSMYKKERFILKAASYLATKWEFAIVYQTSQFLSDIEELKISVEEELEDYYELIGVRKIALNKKLAKIVDLSGRLRFQKRWAQTPRVPETSVLGHMLTVAIFSYFYSREIKACDKRLQNNFFVSLFHDFPEALTRDIISPVKYSVDELSEIISEYEIIKINEKILPNIPAFLHSEFSYLLGLYDGIKDEFLNKINVDKIEVVKDLDAYNEDKYNAIDGLALKQCDKLSAFVEASLSISHGIKSKELVKGKKEILSSLKTISGVDFKKIAINIDEDFGTSKHVQSLIDLY